TATCTCCACTATGATAATGGGTATAAAGACCACTGTGGCAAGCATTCTCATCATGGATACAAATGATATTGTTACCTCTTTTCCTATTATTATTTTTATCAATGCAGGAAGGGTGAAAGGGGCAAACAAAGACGTGATTACTACTATAACGAGAACCAATGCGCTATTGCCCATCACCATATTGGATATTATAGGAGCCACAACCCCTGTGGAAACCCCTGTTAAAAGTAATGCTGAAAGAGCATATTCTGGGGCTATAAAATAAAAGACATAATAGATAATGACAGGGAGGATAGCAAGTTTTGTCATTGTAAATAAAAAGATATCTAAATTGTGACCTTTAAGGGTCTTCCATATTGACATAAGGTCAATAGATAAATAGCTGAGAAAAAAATTAATCATAAGACAATAGAAGGGCAGTGTATTAAATCTGGAACCAAAATCAGGGAATATTATGGATACTGCCATGGAAGAAATAACCACAAAGACAAGGACTATATCGTTTATGCGGATTGAAGCAGGCATGCATAAGAAATAACAAAGAATGTCCGTCTAATCAACACCTTTGTTTTGACTTAGCCAATCCAACCTATAGGCAATAAACAGATAGACTTTAACAAAAAAATAAGATAAATAAAATTTAAGACATGGCAGTATTGTTGAATCCAATTGTATCGAAAGGAGACTAAATGATGGAAACCACAATAAATTCCGGCGAAAAAGAAAGCTCTGCAAAGACACTCACCGCTGTTATTTATGCACTCTACGCTGCTTCCTATTTTGTAGGTATCACAGCCATAGTAGCAATTATCATGAACTACATAAAAAAAGATGATGTGATGGGAACATTTCTTGAAAGTCACTTTCGTTGGCAGATAAGGACTTTCTGGTTTGGACTGCTTTGGGGAATCTTAGGTGCAGCCACATCGGTCTTTGTCATCGGTTTTATAATTCTCATCATCGATGGTATTTGGATAATCTATCGTATTATCAAGGGATGGCTAAACCTAAAAGACAATAAGGGAATGTATCAAGCCAGGGGATAGAGAGTATCATATAAGGACATGGATTTCTCAAATCCACATATGTAACCCTGTAAAACCCTCACTCTCAGACAGGCTATAGAACTCATAGAAGCCATAAACGTATGTATCAAGTAGGTAGAAAAGGAGGGTTGACAACTGTTTTTTAGAGAAGTGCTGCTTATATAATTCTGCACAAGAGCCCATTACATTTCACCTTTTACGATTACGGTGCATCCACTATCTCCTTACCTTTTTCTGCCCTAAATACAAATCTTGAATCTACAATAGGTTGGTTGATCTTTGAATATGTAAAATCTATGGTATTTACATTACCTGTAAATTCCTGTATCTCTATCCTCTTTACCATATTCTGCCTGTCTATCCAAACCTTTGCCCATGTTGCCTGCCCTTCTTTTTTCGGTATCAGTTCCATGACATCCATGTCCCCTACCTTTGTCTTTCCTTTCAGTCTAAATAATTCATCCATCTTTGATATGTCATCTATAAGGTCAAGAAAGGTCCCCTCTGTCTTATCCTTATTTACCTTTCTTCTATAAATAACAGGTTTTTCTTCCTCTCCCTGCCATATGAAACTACCATCATAGAGAAAAAATCTTATCTTAGGCTTGTTATAACGCCACAGAAATCCCCTGCCCCGTTTGTAGAAAAAATCACCAGTGAATTCCCTCTCCTTTTTTAGGCTTGATATGAATATCCTCTGGGTAAAACCTGCCTCAAGGGTCATAATGGTGGCATATGTCTTCTTTATATCTTCGAAAGGTGATACATCTGCACCTATTGCAGAAAATGAAATACAGAAAAAGAACATAACAGAATAGCTTAAAAGCCATAAGAATCTATTTCTCATGTAGTCTCCACCTTTAACAAAATAAAAAAAATCAACGTCTCTTAAGCACCTCTCTTGGTTTTACGCCATCCGATGGCCCTACTAACCCATCCCTTTCCATCTTTTCTATAATCCTGGCCGCCCTATTGTAACCGATCCTGAATCTCCTCTGTATCATACTTATGGATGCCTCGCCCTTTTCCATAACAAACTCCACCGCCTCCTTATATTTCTCATCATCTATATCATCATCTCCGTTTCCCTCTTCCTTTTCTTCAAGGATCTCGCTCTGGTAAACAGGGCTACCTTGTTTTTTCAAGAACTCTACTATCCTTTTTATCTCCCCTTCAGAAACAAACGGGCCATGGAGACGCTGTAATCTCCCTAAATTAGGGCTCATAAAAAGCATATCCCCATAACCAAGAAGACTCTCTGCGCCATTTGTATCCAAGATTGTCCTTGAATCAACTTTTGTAGTTACTTTACATGATATACGGGCGGGGAAATTAGCTTTTATTATGCCCGTTAGGACATCTACAGAGGGTCTCTGTGTGGCAAGTATCAGGTGTATACCCGATGCCCTTGCCATCTGGGCAAGCCTTGCAATATACTCCTCCACCTCTTTAGGCGACACCATAAAAAGATCTGCCAGTTCATCTATAACTACCACAATATATGGAAGAAGATCCTGCTTTTGTTTGGCTGCCTTACTATTATATCTATCTATGTTTCTTACACCT
The sequence above is drawn from the Syntrophorhabdaceae bacterium genome and encodes:
- a CDS encoding outer membrane lipoprotein carrier protein LolA; this translates as MRNRFLWLLSYSVMFFFCISFSAIGADVSPFEDIKKTYATIMTLEAGFTQRIFISSLKKEREFTGDFFYKRGRGFLWRYNKPKIRFFLYDGSFIWQGEEEKPVIYRRKVNKDKTEGTFLDLIDDISKMDELFRLKGKTKVGDMDVMELIPKKEGQATWAKVWIDRQNMVKRIEIQEFTGNVNTIDFTYSKINQPIVDSRFVFRAEKGKEIVDAP